One genomic window of Nocardioides daphniae includes the following:
- a CDS encoding APC family permease encodes MSDSSADTIGNVKKKRREPKVKLRRSITTKLLFFYVLGDVLGSGVYVLIGAVAGAVGGAFWIAFAVGVSVAAITGLAYAELATKYPHAAGASLYVNRAFDNRILAFLVTVSFLSASFAAAGSLSVGFASYFLELWDPPPALLVSLVFIAILALINFIGITESVVVTMLMTFVEIAGLVIVIGIGIWFVAQGGADFSRLTEFEASGNPIWAIVAGVALAFFAMTGFENVVNVAEETVDPHRAFPRALVGGMIAAGVIYVLVAMVASLVVGAPTLSTSDVALLEVVKADVVPLPVTFMTTLFAIIACVAITNTSLVATVTQPRVLYGMANEDVVPPIFSKLHPKRRSPWVGLLFSLLVVSGLLVIGSLVVAGGGGINLVERLATVTVVLLLFIYCLVILAALKLTKEDVTDRTFKAPRWLLVPGLIGNFVLLAYVVRDDPASVLWCLGLLGVGGALLVVEYFARRRRTPATA; translated from the coding sequence GTGAGCGACAGCTCCGCCGACACCATCGGCAACGTCAAGAAGAAGCGACGCGAGCCGAAGGTCAAGCTGCGTCGGTCGATCACGACCAAGCTGCTCTTCTTCTACGTGCTGGGCGACGTGCTCGGCTCGGGGGTCTACGTCCTCATCGGTGCGGTCGCGGGTGCGGTCGGTGGTGCGTTCTGGATCGCCTTCGCCGTCGGCGTGAGCGTCGCGGCGATCACGGGGCTCGCGTACGCCGAGCTCGCCACCAAGTATCCGCACGCCGCCGGGGCGTCCCTCTACGTGAACCGTGCCTTCGACAACAGGATCCTGGCCTTCCTGGTCACCGTCTCCTTCCTCTCGGCCAGCTTCGCGGCAGCGGGGTCGCTGAGCGTCGGCTTCGCCAGCTACTTCCTCGAGCTGTGGGACCCCCCGCCGGCGCTGCTGGTCTCCCTGGTCTTCATCGCGATCCTCGCCCTGATCAACTTCATCGGCATCACGGAGTCGGTCGTGGTCACGATGCTGATGACCTTCGTCGAGATCGCCGGCCTGGTCATCGTGATCGGCATCGGCATCTGGTTCGTGGCCCAGGGCGGGGCCGACTTCAGTCGCCTCACCGAGTTCGAGGCCTCCGGCAACCCCATCTGGGCCATCGTGGCCGGCGTCGCGCTGGCCTTCTTCGCGATGACCGGCTTCGAGAACGTCGTCAACGTCGCCGAGGAGACCGTCGACCCGCACCGCGCCTTCCCGCGGGCCCTGGTCGGCGGCATGATCGCCGCCGGCGTGATCTACGTCCTCGTCGCGATGGTGGCGTCGCTGGTCGTCGGCGCCCCCACGCTGAGCACCTCGGACGTCGCGCTGCTGGAGGTCGTGAAGGCCGACGTGGTGCCGCTGCCGGTGACCTTCATGACCACCCTCTTCGCCATCATCGCCTGCGTCGCGATCACCAACACCTCGCTCGTGGCGACCGTGACCCAGCCGCGCGTGCTCTACGGGATGGCCAACGAGGACGTCGTGCCCCCGATCTTCTCGAAGCTGCACCCGAAGCGCCGCAGCCCGTGGGTCGGTCTGCTCTTCTCCCTCCTGGTCGTCTCGGGACTCCTCGTCATCGGCAGCCTCGTCGTGGCGGGTGGTGGTGGCATCAACCTGGTCGAGCGCCTGGCCACGGTCACCGTCGTCCTCCTGCTCTTCATCTACTGCCTGGTGATCCTGGCGGCGCTCAAGCTCACCAAGGAGGACGTCACCGACCGCACGTTCAAGGCCCCGCGCTGGCTGCTCGTCCCGGGCCTGATCGGCAACTTCGTCCTGCTCGCGTACGTCGTGCGGGACGACCCGGCCTCGGTCCTCTGGTGCCTGGGGCTGCTGGGGGTGGGCGGCGCCCTGCTGGTCGTGGAGTACTTCGCGCGACGACGTCGTACGCCCGCCACCGCCTGA
- a CDS encoding phospholipase D-like domain-containing protein, with protein MAQFADDRIEAYVGPQELGAADDLESVVQDFIAGARTSLSIAVQELDSEPIAQAIIDASWRGLRVEVFLEQDYLRTPLPGSPPALPTPRDGESDDEALRRVQWVEDTTELATNRRILAALLRSDVQVRGDYNPKIFHQKFVLRDYDGKAAPTSALLSGSANFTQTDTHRNLNHLFVFRDADVCRQYLTEVEQLRRGRFGRELHGRRPGRTTWAGCP; from the coding sequence ATGGCTCAGTTCGCGGACGACAGGATCGAGGCGTACGTCGGTCCCCAGGAGCTGGGTGCGGCCGACGACCTGGAGTCGGTGGTCCAGGACTTCATCGCCGGTGCCCGCACCAGTCTCAGCATCGCCGTGCAGGAGCTCGACAGCGAGCCGATCGCCCAGGCGATCATCGACGCCAGCTGGCGGGGACTGCGGGTCGAGGTCTTCCTGGAGCAGGACTACCTGCGGACGCCGCTTCCCGGCAGTCCGCCCGCTCTGCCGACCCCGCGCGACGGCGAGAGTGACGACGAGGCGCTCCGGCGCGTGCAGTGGGTCGAGGACACCACGGAGCTGGCCACCAACCGCCGGATCCTGGCGGCGCTGCTGCGCTCGGACGTGCAGGTGCGGGGCGACTACAACCCGAAGATCTTCCACCAGAAGTTCGTGCTGCGGGACTACGACGGCAAGGCCGCGCCGACGTCGGCGCTGCTCAGCGGGTCGGCCAACTTCACGCAGACCGACACGCACCGCAACCTGAACCACCTCTTCGTCTTCCGGGACGCCGACGTCTGCCGGCAGTACCTCACCGAGGTGGAGCAGCTGCGCCGAGGACGGTTCGGCCGCGAGCTGCACGGGCGACGCCCCGGACGTACGACGTGGGCGGGGTGCCCGTGA
- a CDS encoding phospholipase D-like domain-containing protein, with the protein MPVKVLFAPDPHPPELEIMKQMLKGSREIWFAIFTFAGSSGIDDTMLALARGGMTIQGVLDPAQAKQKWAAPAWLVHDNIELYVPRRAGDFATLRKLHHKLMVIDEQVVVAGSFNYTEPANEFNDENIFVLGTVHDEVDGVAVEHQPAAAVARHMKAEIKRIIDLSERYVPG; encoded by the coding sequence GTGCCCGTGAAGGTCCTCTTCGCCCCCGACCCACACCCCCCCGAGCTCGAGATCATGAAGCAGATGCTCAAGGGCAGTCGGGAGATCTGGTTCGCGATCTTCACCTTCGCCGGCTCCTCGGGGATCGACGACACGATGCTCGCCCTGGCGCGCGGCGGCATGACGATCCAGGGCGTCCTCGACCCCGCCCAGGCGAAGCAGAAGTGGGCGGCCCCGGCGTGGTTGGTCCACGACAACATCGAGCTGTACGTCCCGCGCAGGGCCGGCGACTTCGCGACACTGCGCAAGCTGCACCACAAGCTGATGGTGATCGACGAGCAGGTCGTGGTGGCCGGCAGCTTCAACTACACCGAGCCCGCCAACGAGTTCAACGACGAGAACATCTTCGTGTTGGGCACGGTGCACGACGAGGTCGACGGGGTCGCGGTCGAGCACCAGCCCGCCGCCGCCGTGGCGCGGCACATGAAGGCTGAGATCAAGCGCATCATCGACCTGAGTGAGCGCTACGTGCCGGGCTGA
- a CDS encoding TOBE domain-containing protein: MPQLRITDAAAHLGVSDDTLRRWIDRGQLTATTDAAGRKVVDAYEVALAAREHARALALPDGVASSARNRFVGLVTDIVTDTVMAQVELQCGPFRVVSLMSSEAVRDLGLELGSVAVASIKSTNVVVETVR; encoded by the coding sequence ATGCCGCAACTGAGGATCACCGACGCCGCCGCCCACCTCGGCGTCAGCGACGACACCCTCCGTCGGTGGATCGATCGCGGGCAGCTGACGGCCACCACCGACGCCGCCGGACGGAAGGTCGTCGACGCCTACGAGGTCGCCCTCGCCGCCCGCGAGCACGCCCGCGCCCTGGCGCTGCCCGACGGCGTCGCGAGCTCCGCGCGCAACCGCTTCGTCGGGCTCGTCACCGACATCGTGACCGACACCGTCATGGCCCAGGTCGAGCTCCAGTGCGGCCCCTTCCGCGTCGTCTCGCTGATGAGCAGCGAGGCCGTCCGCGACCTCGGCCTCGAGCTGGGCTCGGTCGCGGTGGCCTCGATCAAGTCGACCAACGTCGTCGTCGAGACGGTCCGATGA
- the modA gene encoding molybdate ABC transporter substrate-binding protein has product MRRPAPRAALLVVTLTALAAATVACGRADQPETTVLTVHAAASLREPFEQLAREFEAEHDGVEVRLNVAGSADLVAQVTEGAPADVVATADTATMDTLAADDLVNEVTPFATNTLVIVVPPGNPAGVAGLDDLAGDLDLVVCAPQVPCGAATAQVETAAGLTFTPVSEEQSVTDVLGKVRAGEADAGLVYVTDVEAAGGDVEGVAFPEARDAVNTYPVAVATGSDHPSLARAFADLVTSLAGEQVLTSAGFDRP; this is encoded by the coding sequence ATGAGGCGACCGGCACCGCGTGCGGCACTCCTGGTCGTCACCCTCACCGCCCTCGCCGCGGCCACCGTCGCCTGCGGGCGGGCCGACCAGCCGGAGACCACCGTCCTCACCGTCCACGCCGCCGCCTCCCTGCGGGAACCCTTCGAGCAGCTCGCGCGCGAGTTCGAGGCGGAGCACGACGGCGTGGAGGTCAGGCTCAACGTCGCCGGCTCCGCCGACCTCGTCGCGCAGGTCACCGAGGGCGCACCGGCCGACGTCGTCGCGACCGCCGACACCGCGACGATGGACACCCTCGCCGCCGACGACCTCGTCAACGAGGTCACCCCCTTCGCCACCAACACCTTGGTGATCGTCGTCCCGCCGGGCAACCCCGCCGGCGTCGCCGGGCTGGACGACCTCGCCGGGGACCTCGACCTGGTGGTGTGCGCACCGCAGGTCCCGTGCGGCGCGGCAACCGCGCAGGTCGAGACGGCGGCCGGGCTGACCTTCACGCCGGTCAGCGAGGAGCAGAGCGTCACCGACGTCCTGGGCAAGGTCCGCGCGGGCGAGGCCGACGCGGGGCTGGTCTACGTCACCGACGTCGAGGCCGCGGGCGGAGACGTCGAGGGCGTCGCGTTTCCCGAGGCCCGCGACGCCGTCAACACCTACCCCGTCGCCGTCGCCACCGGGAGCGACCACCCGTCCCTGGCCCGCGCCTTCGCCGACCTGGTGACCTCGCTCGCCGGCGAGCAGGTGCTGACCTCGGCTGGCTTCGACCGCCCATGA
- a CDS encoding molybdate ABC transporter permease subunit: MLAQSFVALPFLVISLEGALVTAGTRYETAAASLGARPSTVLRRVTLPLVWPALASGTVLSFARALGEFGATITFAGSLQGVTRTLPLEIYLQREVDPDAAVALSLVLVVVAVLVIALTRRTRAVL, encoded by the coding sequence GTGCTGGCCCAGAGCTTCGTGGCGCTGCCCTTCCTGGTGATCTCGCTCGAGGGGGCGCTGGTCACGGCCGGCACCCGCTACGAGACCGCCGCGGCGAGCCTCGGCGCGCGCCCCTCGACCGTGCTGCGCCGGGTCACGCTGCCGCTGGTCTGGCCGGCGCTGGCGTCGGGCACGGTGCTGTCGTTCGCTCGGGCGTTGGGCGAGTTCGGTGCGACGATCACCTTCGCCGGCAGCCTCCAGGGCGTCACCCGCACCCTGCCGCTGGAGATCTACCTCCAGCGCGAGGTCGACCCCGACGCCGCCGTCGCCCTGTCGCTGGTGCTGGTCGTCGTCGCGGTGCTGGTCATCGCACTCACCCGCCGCACCCGGGCGGTCCTGTGA
- a CDS encoding sulfate/molybdate ABC transporter ATP-binding protein, producing the protein MTLSLDAAVTDRDVAAQLEVADGETLALLGPNGAGKSTLLALVAGLLRPDHGTVTLDGRLLTDVRDGRTHAWVPAYDRHVATLTQEALLLPHLSVRANVEFGPRAQGRSRREARATALEWLERVGVADLADRRPGSLSGGQAQRVAVARALAARPRLLLLDEPMAALDVEVTPAVRETLRQVLAEMTCVVVTHDVLDAALLADRVAVIEGGRVVEQGRTTDVLARPRSAFGARIAGLNLLRGTWHADGGPTGGELVATTGERVHGIADGLPSRAEAVAVFRPSAVAVYSTPVHGSPRNTFEVTVTSVEPNGDLVRIRAGHLAADVTAQAAAELGVGPGARVWFSVKATEVALHPA; encoded by the coding sequence GTGACGCTCTCCCTCGATGCCGCCGTCACCGACCGCGACGTCGCCGCCCAGCTCGAGGTCGCCGACGGCGAGACCCTGGCCCTGCTCGGACCCAACGGCGCCGGCAAGTCGACGCTGCTGGCCCTGGTGGCCGGACTGCTGCGACCCGACCACGGCACCGTGACGCTCGACGGGCGCCTGCTCACCGACGTCCGCGACGGGCGTACGCACGCCTGGGTGCCGGCGTACGACCGCCACGTCGCGACGCTGACGCAGGAGGCGCTCCTGCTGCCCCACCTCTCGGTCCGGGCCAACGTGGAGTTCGGCCCCCGGGCCCAGGGTCGCTCGCGTCGCGAGGCGCGCGCCACGGCGCTCGAGTGGCTGGAGCGGGTCGGGGTGGCCGACCTGGCCGACCGGCGACCGGGGTCGCTGTCGGGTGGCCAGGCCCAGCGCGTCGCCGTGGCCCGCGCCCTGGCTGCACGCCCCCGTCTCCTGCTGCTCGACGAACCGATGGCCGCGCTCGACGTCGAGGTCACCCCGGCGGTCCGCGAGACGTTGCGCCAGGTGCTGGCGGAGATGACCTGCGTGGTCGTCACCCACGACGTGCTCGACGCGGCGCTGCTGGCCGACCGGGTGGCCGTCATCGAGGGCGGGCGGGTCGTCGAGCAGGGCAGGACCACCGACGTGCTGGCCCGGCCCCGGAGTGCCTTCGGCGCCCGGATCGCCGGGCTCAACCTGCTGCGGGGCACGTGGCACGCCGACGGCGGTCCCACGGGCGGCGAGCTTGTGGCGACGACCGGCGAGCGCGTGCACGGAATCGCCGACGGCCTTCCGTCCCGCGCCGAGGCGGTCGCGGTCTTCCGGCCCAGTGCGGTCGCCGTCTACTCCACCCCGGTGCACGGGTCGCCGCGCAACACCTTCGAGGTGACGGTGACCTCGGTGGAGCCCAACGGCGACCTGGTCCGGATCCGGGCCGGCCACCTGGCTGCCGACGTGACCGCGCAGGCCGCCGCCGAGCTGGGCGTCGGCCCGGGCGCGCGGGTCTGGTTCAGCGTCAAGGCGACCGAGGTGGCGCTGCACCCGGCCTGA
- a CDS encoding NAD(P)/FAD-dependent oxidoreductase — translation MTSSYDYVIVGAGVAAAKAVQGIRAVDPAGSIGVLGAEPDPPVYRPDLSKTLWLKDDASLEKSQLDVGDADLRVDTRVESLDTVGHTVTLTDGSRIGYGKLLLATGAAPRTTELPAGPRVVYFRTASDFRTLRPLAVPGAEVVVVGGGYIGSEMASALAQNDVRVTLVVDTDHVQSSMFPEALARRVTEQFEAHGVTLVHGTVAGGEVADDSVTVRLDDGTTLTGDAAVLGLGVLPRTEVAEAIGIHLDADHGGLLVDDQLRTSALDVYAAGDVAAYPDLRLGRRRVEHVDAAETMGEAAGRIMAGAAETYRHTPIFWSDLFDAGYEAVGEVTSRHETVEDWKDGEVGGTGVVYYLDGGSVRGVLLWNVWDSTPKAVELIEETARDPLDDPSTLRGRIPFE, via the coding sequence ATGACCAGCTCCTACGACTACGTCATCGTCGGCGCCGGGGTGGCCGCCGCCAAGGCCGTGCAGGGCATCCGCGCGGTCGACCCCGCCGGCAGCATCGGCGTCCTCGGCGCCGAGCCGGACCCGCCCGTCTACCGCCCGGACCTCTCCAAGACGCTCTGGCTCAAGGACGACGCGAGCCTGGAGAAGTCGCAGCTCGACGTGGGTGACGCCGACCTCCGCGTTGACACCCGTGTGGAGTCGCTCGACACCGTGGGGCACACCGTCACGCTCACCGACGGCAGTCGCATCGGCTACGGCAAGCTGCTCCTGGCGACCGGTGCCGCACCGCGTACGACGGAGCTCCCCGCAGGCCCGCGGGTCGTCTACTTCCGCACCGCCTCCGACTTCCGTACGTTGCGGCCGCTCGCCGTGCCCGGCGCCGAGGTCGTCGTCGTGGGCGGTGGCTACATCGGCTCCGAGATGGCCTCCGCCCTCGCGCAGAACGACGTCCGCGTGACGCTGGTGGTCGACACCGACCACGTGCAGTCGTCGATGTTTCCCGAGGCGTTGGCCCGACGCGTCACCGAGCAGTTCGAGGCCCACGGCGTGACGCTCGTGCACGGCACGGTCGCCGGCGGCGAGGTCGCCGACGACTCGGTGACCGTGCGCCTCGACGACGGCACCACCCTGACCGGCGACGCCGCCGTGCTCGGGCTCGGGGTGCTGCCCCGCACGGAGGTGGCCGAGGCGATCGGGATCCACCTCGACGCCGACCACGGAGGCCTGCTCGTCGACGACCAGCTCCGCACCTCCGCCCTCGACGTGTACGCCGCGGGCGACGTCGCCGCCTACCCCGACCTCCGGCTGGGTCGCCGTCGGGTGGAGCACGTCGACGCCGCCGAGACCATGGGCGAGGCCGCGGGCCGGATCATGGCTGGCGCCGCCGAGACCTACCGGCACACCCCGATCTTCTGGTCCGACCTCTTCGACGCCGGCTACGAGGCGGTCGGCGAGGTGACCTCGCGCCACGAGACGGTCGAGGACTGGAAGGACGGCGAGGTCGGCGGCACCGGCGTCGTCTACTACCTCGACGGCGGCAGTGTGCGCGGCGTGCTGCTCTGGAACGTCTGGGACAGCACCCCGAAGGCGGTCGAGCTGATCGAGGAGACCGCCCGTGACCCGCTCGACGACCCGAGCACGCTGCGGGGGCGCATCCCCTTCGAGTGA
- a CDS encoding amphi-Trp domain-containing protein: protein MDLFEIDEKQRMSREAAADKLRALADSLSRHNSVEFQKAGKTLTVSVPDQVELAIEVELGDDNELEIELSW from the coding sequence ATGGACCTGTTCGAGATCGACGAGAAGCAGCGCATGTCCCGCGAGGCGGCGGCCGACAAGCTGCGCGCCCTGGCCGACTCCCTGTCGCGGCACAACTCGGTGGAGTTCCAGAAGGCCGGCAAGACCCTCACCGTCTCGGTCCCCGACCAGGTCGAGCTCGCGATCGAGGTCGAGCTGGGCGACGACAACGAGCTGGAGATCGAGCTCAGCTGGTGA
- a CDS encoding RNA polymerase sigma factor, translating into MTELVGAVDGPHVDIVANDWVRSVLATLPPRERSVIGLVDGLGIDTAMAAEILGISTVALRVARHRGLKRLKGSLGTPHLEVVRDSAPHPEAGPAAAS; encoded by the coding sequence GTGACCGAGCTGGTCGGCGCCGTCGACGGACCGCACGTCGACATCGTGGCCAACGACTGGGTGCGCTCGGTGCTGGCCACGCTGCCGCCCCGGGAGCGCTCGGTGATCGGGCTCGTCGACGGCCTCGGCATCGACACGGCGATGGCGGCGGAGATCCTCGGCATCAGCACGGTCGCGCTGCGCGTCGCGCGCCACCGCGGGCTCAAGCGCCTGAAGGGCTCGCTCGGCACGCCGCACCTGGAGGTCGTACGCGACTCCGCACCGCACCCGGAAGCCGGACCGGCCGCCGCCTCCTGA
- a CDS encoding Lrp/AsnC family transcriptional regulator encodes MDAIDRQILAELQQDGRLSVTDLAERVQLSVSPCHRRVRALERSGAIAGYRAYLDSAALGLGFEALVFVTMTAADRATLDAFESAVVEIPYVLEAQRLFGDPDFLLRVIARDLAAFQLIYDDHLATLPGVQRLTSTLVMKTVAENRPLPLD; translated from the coding sequence GTGGATGCCATCGACCGACAGATTCTTGCCGAGCTGCAGCAGGATGGGCGGCTGAGCGTCACCGACCTGGCCGAGCGCGTGCAGCTGAGCGTCTCGCCGTGCCACCGCCGCGTACGCGCCCTCGAGCGGTCCGGTGCCATCGCCGGCTACCGCGCCTACCTCGACTCGGCCGCCCTGGGGCTCGGGTTCGAGGCGCTGGTCTTCGTCACCATGACCGCCGCCGACCGCGCCACCCTGGACGCCTTCGAGTCCGCCGTCGTGGAGATCCCGTACGTGCTCGAGGCGCAGCGGCTCTTCGGCGACCCCGACTTCCTGCTGCGCGTCATCGCCCGCGACCTCGCCGCCTTCCAGCTGATCTACGACGACCACCTGGCGACCCTGCCCGGCGTGCAACGGCTCACCTCGACCCTGGTGATGAAGACCGTCGCGGAGAACCGGCCGCTGCCGCTCGACTGA